GAAAAAACAATACCATTCTGGTGAGCTGGTAAAAAGAAATCAGATCTATATGCACCTGGATCTTATTCAGAGTGGAGTGCAGGGTATGGATAGCTGGGGGGCTATGCCATTAAAGCAATATAGAGTACCTTTTGCTACACATCAGTATTCTTACTGGATAAAACCAATTAAGTAAGACCCTGTCTATAATAAAAAAGCGGGCTTTGGATTATTATTCCGGAGCCCGTTTTTTTATAGCTGTTTTTAATTTTTAACCACTTGTTTTATAGCAGGTTAAAATCACTGCGCAAACGTTTGCGCCCTAGATGAAAGTCCCAACAATAGCCATTACCAATGCGATAATCAGCGCGGGAGTGAAGCCTTTTACTTCAAAATCATCAAAAAACTTATCGGCTAATTTGATCATAAGTGCAGTAACGATCAAATGAACGATAAAAGAGATAAGTCCTAGTGTTACTACATTCATTGGAAATCTGATTAGCATTCCCAGAGTGGCATTTAGCAAACCGATTACCAGCGCAACCAGAATCGCTGTCCCGTAACTTTTAATTTTAACACTTGGTAATACATAGGCCATTCCAAGAAGGATTCCTGCGTTGATGAGTAAGGTAATGATAAAGTTCATATTGTTTTTTATTTAAACTTCCTACAATTCAAAAATCAATCCAGAATTTGATTTGTGGGATAATGGAATGAAATATAAAAAATTAACTTTCAATTGTAGTAAATCTTGTTTATCTTACGTTTAGTATGTTATACTAAATTAATAATCATCCCTATGAAAAACGCCTGTTTATTATCATTTTTTGTTCTGATCTTTTTTTCTTCCTGTCAACAGAAAGTAATGACTACAAAAGAACCTAACGCTGCCGAGTCCTTTATGCCTATGCAGATTGGAAACTCCTGGAAAATGGGAGATCATACTTATACCGAAATTCAGGATACCCTGAGGATCGATAATAAGTTGTATTATAAATTCTATTCCTTAGTTGGAGGAGATGCAACAGATATCAAGTATCTGAGAGTAGATGAAAACAACGAGTTGCAGCAAGCTTATCCGGATCAGGTTAAGCGGATTTATACCCATGCTAAATTCAACGCGAACCTCAATGATGAATTTTATACCCTTGGGGATAAATCAGAGAATGATTATAAGGTAAAAGTGGTCGAAAAAACCGATAAGAAAATGACTTTTGAATTCGATATGGTTTATCATCCTAACCTAAAAGGCAATACGCATAAAATCAGCTACATCAAAGGAGTTGGTCTGGATGAAGACTGGAAAAGTATAAAGATCGATGGCAAGACGGTTAAGTAACTTTTGCTGTTCTTAAATATTTAGAGAAGCGTAAAGGGAAAAACCGCTTTAACCAAACCCCTTTCACTTCTTTTCCGCCGATATATACCTCTTCTTTACGAAGCCTGATGGCATTGACAATCAGACTGGCACATTGGTCTGCTGACATTCCATTTTCCTGCGCGCTATCCATCGTTCCCTGCGGAGTACCGGTAGAGGTCAATGCATTGAGTGTAACCTTAGTTTTGATAAAACCGGGGCAAACTATGGTGATGTGGATGCCCTGATCAAAGAGTTCAGAACGTAAGGAGTCAAAGTAACCATGTAAAGCATGTTTAGAAGCTGCATAAGCAGAGCGTAGCTTTGTTCCGAACTTCCCTACCAAACTGCTGACGCAGACGATTTGCCCACCGCCATTTGCGATCATTGTCGGCAATACTGCTTTACTCAATACTACCGTGCCCCAGAAATTTACATTCATCAGGCGTTGCTCTA
This region of Pedobacter steynii genomic DNA includes:
- a CDS encoding phage holin family protein, which translates into the protein MNFIITLLINAGILLGMAYVLPSVKIKSYGTAILVALVIGLLNATLGMLIRFPMNVVTLGLISFIVHLIVTALMIKLADKFFDDFEVKGFTPALIIALVMAIVGTFI
- a CDS encoding SDR family oxidoreductase, producing the protein MKDKVIWITGASSGIGEALVYAYSELGAKLIISSRNRDELFRVKGGCKNKIHVHVLSLDLENTTGLADKAEEAIRIFGKIDLLINSGGISQRGLALETDLAIEQRLMNVNFWGTVVLSKAVLPTMIANGGGQIVCVSSLVGKFGTKLRSAYAASKHALHGYFDSLRSELFDQGIHITIVCPGFIKTKVTLNALTSTGTPQGTMDSAQENGMSADQCASLIVNAIRLRKEEVYIGGKEVKGVWLKRFFPLRFSKYLRTAKVT